The Sorghum bicolor cultivar BTx623 chromosome 6, Sorghum_bicolor_NCBIv3, whole genome shotgun sequence genome contains the following window.
GCTTGGGCCGCAGCTGCCCGTGGCGGCTCAGCGCCTCCGGCCCCGTCCTTCCACCGGTCGTTCCTCGCGCCGCGTGAACCAGCACCACTCTCCACCGCCGGCGGCAACAACCTCGCGGACCGCCTCTTCGTCCCCGTGAGCCGCGCGCCGGCCCTACCAGACACAGCCGCCGCCAACCGCATCTACTGCGTGTCCGCTGACGACGTCGCGGCGCTTCAGGCCTCGGCGGGGTCAGGGCGCACGAAGCTGGAGGCGTTCACGGCGCACCTGTGGCAGCTCTACGCCAGGGCCGCAGCGGCCTCGCGGCGCCAGCAGCGGTGCCAGTCGTGCTGCATGGGCGTGGTGGTGGACGGGCGCAGTCGCCTCCGCCGCGACGGCGCCATGGAGGCCTACTTCGGCAACGTGCTGACCATCCCCTACGGCGTCATGGGCACCGACGCCCTGCGCGGCATGGCGCTCGGCGACGTGGCCGGCGACGTGCACCGGTGGGTGGCGGAGGCCGCGACCGGCGAGCACTTCCGCGAGCTCGTCGACTGGGTGGAGGAGCAGCGGCCGGAGCCCACGGTGGCGAGGGCGTACCTGGGCCGCGGCTACGGCGGCGAGGACGCGATGGCCTGCGTGGTGTCGTCGGGGATGCGGCTCCCCATTGGCGAGGTGGACTTCGGGTGGGGTCGGCCGGCGTTCGCGTCGTACCACTTCCCCTGGCCCGGCGGCGCAGGGTACGTGATGCCGATGCCGAGCGCGCGCGGGGACGGCGACTGGGTGGTGTACGTGCACGCGGCGCCGGAGGTGGTGGGGGTGATGGAGGCGGAGCCGACGATGTTCAGAGCGCTGGAGGGTAGCGACATTTTCGGGTGAATTGTTAAGTGCCTGGGCGGTCGGCTGGGGCCCAGGGTGCGAGCAGGAGCAGCTGCTGGAACGTGATGGCGCCATCGTGACATCGTCGTCCGTATACGTCTGTTTGTATGTACGTACGTGTCTGGTTCGTGGTTTACGTTATGTTGGGTTCAATCCGTATTACCGTGCGTGTAGTACGCGTGTGCTGTGTAACACGTACGTACGTAGTATACTATATGTGGGGTGTGTACGTACGTGTTCATGCATACCTGTGGAACTTGGGGGTAAAGTGTACTAATAAGTgaaaattgtgtatatatacaGCATTATGTCCGTACTACGTTGGATCTGGTAAAAAAACGGCATAACAATTGTAATTTACACAtgtgttttatcgtatccaaaaTATAATATTTTGAGTGTGGTCGTGACCCATCACCTGAGAGTAGACTAACTCTGCGATATCTCATTGTGTTccgagccttgtttagtttcgaatatTATTaggtttatttttattttagtaattattatctaattatgaactaactagacttaaaagatttatctcgcctAAGATGCTAGCAGCTGCTGCCTTGTGGAACGTGATGGTGCCATCTTGTGCCACCAGCTTCCTGCCGGACTCATTTGTGATGCGCAGCGAGAAGGGCGCCTGCAGCCTATGGTTGGCGTCCAGCCTCCAGATGGATCCCCAGGACTCGCGCATCGGCGTCCAGTAGCCGGAGTTGGCCTCCATGATGTCCACCTGCAccacgtcgccgtcgccgtcttcGAACTCGACGAGCACCGCGAAGTAGACGGGGTTGGAGCCCTCCTCCACGTGGAACGTCACCTTCTGCCCGGGGTAGTTGCAGGGCACCCTACACACAGGAACAAACCAATGTGATATGCTTGGATTAGGCAAGAGCTTCAGAACACTTTGTCCACAGGCAGACACATACGTAAACGCCAAATTGTAAAGCGGAAGTACTACACTAATATTTGTGCGAATTGAATCTACATGGGGcccttctaaaaaaaataaaataaatgaacCGGTCGTTATCGTTAGAGTTGGTTGAGCAAAAGTACAAGGGCTGGAGGTGATGGAGGCGGAGCCGACGATGTTCAGAGCGCTGGAGGGCAGCGACATTTTCGGGTGAATTGTGAAGTGTCTGGTCGGCTCGGCTGGGGCCTAGGATGCGAGCAGCTGCTGGAACGTGATGGCGCCATCGTGACATCGCCGTCCGTACGTATACGTCTGTTTGTATGTAATACGTGTCTGGTTCGTGGTTTACGTTATGTTGGGTTCAATCCGTATTACCGTGTTGTACGTGTGTGTGCTGTGTAACACCTACGTAATACTATATATG
Protein-coding sequences here:
- the LOC8072317 gene encoding shikimate O-hydroxycinnamoyltransferase; amino-acid sequence: MVKEGNTTDGAWAWHGHGRDEVTITAVSTVAPALPVQEHRLPLSNLDLILPPIDVSVFFCYVPAAGGRGHHHPAAVLKAALAKTLVAYYPLAGEVVANAAGEPELLCSGRGVDVAEATADGTALQDLRLSLPDESVEPLVPKKKAGVMSVQVTKFKCGGAVVGCTFDHRVCDAYSFNMFLVAWAAAARGGSAPPAPSFHRSFLAPREPAPLSTAGGNNLADRLFVPVSRAPALPDTAAANRIYCVSADDVAALQASAGSGRTKLEAFTAHLWQLYARAAAASRRQQRCQSCCMGVVVDGRSRLRRDGAMEAYFGNVLTIPYGVMGTDALRGMALGDVAGDVHRWVAEAATGEHFRELVDWVEEQRPEPTVARAYLGRGYGGEDAMACVVSSGMRLPIGEVDFGWGRPAFASYHFPWPGGAGYVMPMPSARGDGDWVVYVHAAPEVVGVMEAEPTMFRALEGSDIFG
- the LOC110436503 gene encoding expansin-B3-like; amino-acid sequence: MSLPSSALNIVGSASITSSPYSIRTNISVVLPLYNLAFTVPCNYPGQKVTFHVEEGSNPVYFAVLVEFEDGDGDVVQVDIMEANSGYWTPMRESWGSIWRLDANHRLQAPFSLRITNESGRKLVAQDGTITFHKAAAASILDPT